The Serinus canaria isolate serCan28SL12 chromosome 2, serCan2020, whole genome shotgun sequence genomic interval ATCCACAGTCTGCCAAAGCTAGTGGGAGTCTATTTGTAGGCCCTTTCAGTATCTTTCTGTAGGCCCAGAAGCTGGGAGTTTTGTGGGAGTGAGTTAGGTGGCATTTGGAAAACAGCATCAGGCGGGAGATAATGTCCAGCTGCTTCttccatatatattttatgttgtCTATGTGAATGTGGAATATTaatttgtgtttccttttcagCATGGCATGGGCATTCCTTCTATTTCAATCATGTTGCACGAGCTGATCAAACTGTTGTATCATGCCAAGTGTTCCGACATAACCATCATTCGCATTGGCACCTCTGGTGGAATAGGTATTTCCCCTCTTgatctctttcttcctttctgcaaaCCAAAGTGTCTTTGCAGGAGAGTAAAGCATCTCTCTGCATGTAAGATACTAATGGTCAGAACAGTTTTCCACAGGAGATGCGTCATTCTTCTTCTGTAATTTTGAAAGTAAAGGCAACATCTGCTTTTGCATAGGGAAAATGCACTTAAAGATCTGATAATGTGAGAAGAAGGACGTTCCTGTCCTGCACGGAAACTAtaagaaagaagtgaaaaaggaaaaattttattcttccaGAAATTATTTGTAATAATAAAATGAAGCATCTAGGCATGGACAAAACATTCTCTTGGTGGATCCAGAAGCAAAATCCCCACCTTTAAAagaagcagggctgggtcaAGATGTATGTTCTATGTGTCTGGAAACCACTAGTTAACTGCATTGTGAAGACATATCtatttccttttgctgcagGTCTGGAGCCAGGCTCAGTGGTTATAACTAGACAGTCTGTAGATGCCACCTTCAAGCCTCAGCTGGAACAGGTCATTCTGGGAAAGACAGTAATTCGCGACACCAATCTGGATGAACAGCTGGCTAAGGAGCTGATGCAGTGCAGTAAAGAAATTGGTCAGTTCAATACAGTCATTGGAAACACCATGTGCACTTTGGATTTCTATGAAGGTAAGGCTGGTGATAGTCTAACAGAAGAATATTGGTAAGCAGCAATAGATAAGTATTGAATAATATATTAACATTAAGCTTCCAGTTCACTAACAGAATGTGTTCCCTACTCTGGCTTGTCTTACAAATCTCAATTAATCTATTTTTCATCTATGTAAAATCAAGCATTGTACTTAGCAGCTGGCTGCATCaaacttttaattttgtggAGATCTCTCCTCAGCTTTAATAGATCCTCTGAAGTACATATAGTCTACTATACACTTCTCATGTACCTGTCAGGTATATTTGTTACAAAATTTTATGATTTGTTGAAGCGTCTTAGGGGATTAGAGGAGTGAGAATTACTTGTGACTTGTTTAGGGTTGGTTTTCTTTGCACTGGTTAAGTAcctaaagtaaatattttatgaaaaaaaggtTGGAACTTGTTTCAGTTTGAGCAAAGCAGTGATCAGACAACCAAAGATAATATTTTTGCTGagttgtgtcagtgctgctaTGTAGGAGACATAAACGGGCAAGGCCTATTTTGGATAAACATGCAGGCATTCAGGTGCTTTTCTGATCTCCTAAATCTGGATGTTCATTCAGAAACACCTTTCAAACCTTGTGAGAACAGAATGTAAGTGGCATCTCATCCCGCTTTCTCTGTCTGTTGCTGAGTAGGTGACAAATGATCTTCATCATAGTGCTCCAGCTTGGGCAGAAGCACACAGTGTCAGTTTGTGTATCTCAGGCACCAACCACAGGTGCAACCAACACCTAAAAATGTGCCACGGATGTTTTCAACTCATACAGCAAAAGCTGAGAACAGGACTGAGGACATTAATTTAGGAGTAGATCTCCCAAACTCCAGAAGAGACTGGGTAAAATACAGTGTATCTTGAGTCTAGTGTACTTAGCCTGCTGCTGTCTTGTCTGTAGATGATGCTCTTGAAAAATTTGAGtaaaatttttctcaaaatttacAACAGTATTAGCTAGTTAGCTTAAGAGATTGTACATCTCTTACCTTAGAAAGTCTGTAAGTAATAAATGTTCATCCTTTTAAAGTAGAAacaggaaagcatttttaagcctggtggttttttttagaCAGTGattaaacatattaaaaatgcagctcttcTATAAAACTTAAAGTTTCTTGTAGAATTTTGACACTTGTTGTACATATGGGAATGTACAACAtacattttcctgtttgtgaATTTGAGAATTGAAGCTGAAGAAGACTAATTAAGTTACATGATTCACCAATTACCATTAAGTTACCATGATTATAAAGGATACAAATAATATGTATACGCTCTAGCAATAGCTAAGAATGACTTTGTCTTATTTGTCTTATGCCCAAAAATAAAGAGTAGTAGTAAAAGCTGAGCACTGTATGGAGGAGGCTGTAATAACTGGGTGTTTTCAAAGTTGAATTTGGTTTATGACTTCATCACTCTGAAATTACTTTCTAGGACAGGGCAGGTTGGATGGTGCAATCTGCTTATatgatgaagaagaaaagctgcaatATTTGAAGGATGCTTATGAGTCTGGTGTGAGAAACATCGAGATGGAGTCTTCTGTATTTGCTGCAATGTGTAATCTCAGCTGTGTCAAAGGTAAACTAACTTAGTCACTTTATCCTAGCTATAGGAAATTTTCTGTATTACAGGGGGCTTGTGGctaaaaactgcaaagaaattttAACATACCTTCtgcacatatacatatatataaaatatatatgtatatatatttttataaatataaaagataTTTCTGCTTATAATTTTGTTGCTATCATTTTTTGATTTGTGTCAGTTTTGTCAAAACTTATCATAATTCCTCATGCAGCTTTTACACAGTTTACTTCTGTCATTTGCTACTCCAGCCCATGGCAACCATGTAAATCATTAAAGTACCTAATTACCCTATGgcattaatttgttttttccagttaGCTTTTTAAGTTTACAGAAAGAAACTGCTTAGTTCAAGCAATCAGGTGGTCAGTTCTGTATATATGTAACTATACTCAGTTTCTATACTTTAATATCAAATGGAacataaaattgttttctgtagACTTAAGACTATGATTCTTAAAAAGTTGAGGATTTTTAGTAGCATCATGAATAAACTGTCCCAAATCATAAAATTagttaggttttttttcatgcatgctaaataaaaaagggaaattaaaaataatgtaatacaGTGTCTTTCTTCTTATCATATTAACTGTCTTCTCTCACTTTCCTTAGCAAGGAATATGCTGATTTAAAACACAGATGTTTCTCAAACTCCTTTAAGCTCGAGGAAGTCAAATGATGAAAATATAAGCAAAAATGCCAATGGTTATATCAAACACATTGAGTTCTTACTGGCTTGAAAGGGATTAAAAACCCAACCAGTACTATCCCTGAGCAATTCAGGAGGCCTTTTGCTGTCTCTGCTTTGTAGGTCTCTAATATGTATTTACTGTTTGTGCTCTGCAAATTGCCTCTGGCAGAAACCCCAGACAGAGCAGAGTTATAGGGTTGAGTGACAGACCTGAGCCTGAGTGAAAGGAGGGGTTTTGCCTTTGGGGCTCTGATGACTGAAAGACAGCAAATGAACCTGAGATGATCCTTGGGGTCCTTGTGTGCTTGCAGTGTTCCCTGTCCATGAATGTGGAGGCAGTTTATCTGCTGCTTCCTGAGGGATGGCACCtacagcacaggcacacagtGCAGGACTGTGGCTCTGCTAGAGCCGTGTGTCTAGTGCTTCCTACCATGCATGTCCTGAGTAATTGTGAAATATGCTTCCTATCAAGGAAAACATAAGAATCATGATATAACAATGtgtctgcagctgcctgagagCTGTGGCTTTATTAGTGTAGCAAGCAGTTCCCTTAAACTATTTCTACCTTGTATCATCCACAGCATGCTAGTCTCCTAGCATCTCATAGTACTGCACGctcttttttttggggtttattttctcttgtatttctgttcttttagtgaTTTGCTCAAATGTTCATGCTTTTGGATTGTAAAATGTAAGAGTGTCATTCCTAACTAATGCTGTCTTTTAATTTCTAGCTGCTGTAGTGTGTGTCACTCTTCTGAATCGACTTGAAGGGGATCAAATCACCAGCCCACATGATGTCCTTGTGGAGTACCAGCAGAGGCCGCAGAAGTTAGTGGGATATTTCATTAAGAAAAGTCTTGGGAAAGTATGAAATATCCATCTCATATTTTAGAGAAGGCACTTGTACAGATCTGGTCATGGTTATGACTTCTGTGTACAGGTCTTTTGCCTCAGAGTAACTTGCAGCATTCCGTGTGTCAGTGGAAGTTAATCATTTATGTCACTGTTCTTTGGGAACTGAATGTGCTGAAGGACTTCACTTAAGTTTTTATTAGTTATGCATTGCTGGATAGAAAACTCACTTTTCTGTGAATTGGAAAGTGGATCTGTTGTGAAGGACAAGGCTGTGATAATACATGAAGAAGCTTTATTTATCTctactgtaaaagaaaaactagAGAGAAAATCAAACTTTATGGCCAAGTGCTTGCATACCAGCAAATTAACTTAAAAATCTGGATAATTTTCTTGTTgttataaaaaattatataagtTATAACTGTCTTTGTTGCTTCACTTGTAAATAAAACTTAAAGTgaatgcagtttattttttctgcagacTTTGACAAATAAACAATACtattttcatatattaaaatttaatgaaattgcAAAGTGTGGGACTGACATTTCTAAGCATTAAGGACTTGACACTGAGCTGTTGAATAGCTGTACTGCCTAGATACTGATCCAGCAATATTTTAACTAAAGAATTGAATCAATACCcaggaaatatttatgcattaaGTGATTTTGGATTGAGGTACTAGGAATTTTTTGCTGAAACAAAACTCCTGCTTATGAAGAGGAACCAAAGGTATTTGGGAGATGAACAACACGTTCACAGACCTGTATTATGgcagctttttttctccttgcttttacttagttcttttttttttcttttaattggtATTCATCTCTATTCTCAGGTTGTAACACTTACTGTTGCAATGGTTCCCAGTTCTTCTGAAGAACTGGAGTATAAGTTTTAGTGGTACATGCCATCAAAACCTTTTCTGTAATTGCAGTTTTTTCCACTAACATTGGCCTaagtggtttttgttgttgttgtttttttttttttaaatcatattccttgctgctttgctgctatAGTTTGAGTGTAAATACGTGGTCAGTTAATGGAAATGTGTCtatctctttttcctttttcttttattttttattttccttctccttacTGCAGTGGGGGATGGTCCAGTCCTAGCAGGGGTCACCAGTCAAAAAGTCTGAATAGCTCTCAGAACAGCTATGGCTCACCCagcaaaatgagatttttttttatgaggaTTGCAGTCTGCAATGCTGTTAACAAGCACAAGAGTTAGAACTATAAGAGAAGGACGTTAGCAGTTGGCACAGTCACCAAGTGACAGAGACTGGAAACAATGTGAcgaaaacattaaaaaagaagggTGACTCATGAACAGGAAACTGCAAAGGAGGATCAGTCTCCCTAAATTTGATGAGTCTTTAAGCTGGAAAACATATTAGTaacttttacaaagttgcaATCTagttttctgttaattttaaagccacattttcttatttatgaTCAGGATATACAGTGAAggtaatttttcagaaaacatctttttttccttaagcttAAGGCAAGGAGAGAAGTGGGAATGGCTCCACATTTTGTTTGAACAGTTtctcttttgttaaaaaaaaaaaaatgtctgtgtttaACTATTCCTGGTGCTTGCCTGGGCATCGTGTGAAGTCTGTGAGGCCCTTTGGGAAACATGCAACAAAGCatatcttttttcttcaagatCCTGTTCACAAAACAGCAACAAGGAGATTAAAACAAGATCACGTCAGTGTGTGCTGCATTTTGTGATGAAGGAAATCTTACACCAAATTGACTGGTATAGGTTTGGAGGAAAGAGTTTGCTGTTGTATAAGAAATACTTAATAAGAAGTACCtaaagagatgagaaaatgcTTTACCTAAAAAACATACACAGTGACTCTGTGAAGCTCTGGGGAAGCATATTACTACAGTCCTGGAGGTATGAATATAAAATTATGtgctctgtatttttaaaagaaggacAGAATGAATCTGGAAACTTgttaaaaagaattattttaatagtgTGTGCTGTCAAAGAAACCAAAAAGTTTTTGTATTTACAGTCAAATAATGCTGGCACTTCTATTCTGAGAACTCATATGAAAACTCTTATGTACTAGCTGCTAAAATATAAATCGTCTTGTGGCCTGGCCAAGCTGGAGATAGGGGTCATGCGTTCATGGAATGAGGCAACTATTGTATTAAATCAATAGCCAAGACCCTGGCAGAAGCCTCTGAAAGATGAGCCATTAATCTTTTGCCTGTatgtccttcctccttcccactgtTCCTTAGGACATTGTACATTTATTTCTGCTAAAAGATTTACTCCTGTGCTTCCTACCAGATGGAGTAAAGGAGCATATGAAAGCTTAAAATTAGAAGTCAAAGGATACCAAGTATCCTCCTGTTTCTGTTGTCCCCCTCTTCTGATGCTGCCTTCCTAATGCAAGAGGTCACTCTACAAACACATCTGACATGCAATAAAATACCTTTCCTGACTTCAGAGGAAACTTTCCTGACTTCAGAATGTTACCCTGATAAGAACAATTGTATTTTCCCTTGTGACTGCAACTGGACAGGGAGATAAGGAAGTGAGTCCCTTGTGAGCATCCGGCCAAGAAGTTACTTTCCTGTAGGTTTTATGGAGAGTTATACAATATTTACAGGTTTTATATGCAAGTCAATTGTTCAATATACCCATTATCATTCTTTCTCTAGAACATTAGTCAGGATTTGGAGtggtgatattttaaaaaacatatatgGTATTACATATATGCTCAATATTACATAATGCAGTGTCTCCTAGTAGATTTACAAATCCTGCCAACTCCAGAAACCCATTTCAAATCAAGGGCCTGCTGTGATTTTTTGTGCCATCCTGTACCTAGCAAAATACTATACAATCTATTTAATCCAGGGGCCAGAAGggataaaaacaaagaaagaacgCAGAAGATATGAATAGAGTGGAAGTAGGAAGGGAGAATAAAGTGGTTCCTACCAATGGTTTGTTCTGTGATTCATAGTGTTCTGGCCTACTCCTAccattttgttaaataaattgTTGAGATCATAATGAAGACAAGCTATAATGCAATGGTTTTACATTTGCAAGAGACTGAAAAAGAGCAGGAACTCAGACAGTGACTTAAAGgagtggatttttatttttggcttctTGATATATTTCAGAGAaggattttctttaaagaaaggtGTGAGAAATCCTGAAAAGAAACATTATGTAATGACCTGTGTCCAGAAGTGGTTAGACAAGAAGTTTTTTTTATCTGTCCTTTAAAAAccaagtgaaatatttcagtatttcttgaaaatatatGCATATAATAAGCAACATGTTTTTTTAACATTCCTCTTCATAAAGGATTTTCGGTGCATTGTGTAACAGaactagatttttttcaagttgaGGTCTCAATATACACTCCTAAATAAAAGGTTATATGGTTGAACCAGGGGTGGCtttaatttctattaaaaagacaggtgaaagaaaaccaaagcagcAAACTGGACTTTGGGGATTGAATTTACGTGCAACAACTGAATACAAGAAGGCGCAGTAGTGTGATTTAATGTTACTATTATGGCTTGCTACAAAATGTTGAggtttgcttttcctgaaaGTTTCTCAGTCTTTGAGTGACTAAAGGTCATGTTTTatctttctaaaataattaCCATTTAATATTATACTCCAGAGTATGGATTAAATTACAGGTCCAGAAAGTCTTCTGCTGAAGAGAAAGGAGGTTGCTGAACAGAGCAATATAAAATCTGAAACTCTGTGGTACAATAATAGAAGAAGAGTAATGCTGACAGGTATAGTGCTTTCTCTTGGTCTACAAACAAagtgaggcagcagcaaaagAGACAAGAGCTGGCTTTACATGACACATGAGCCTGATTCCAGATGCTTCTTCTTGGTGTTGAGCTTGTAGCTGtgagaaaattttcaatttccGATCAGTCTGTCATTTTACAAGATAAACTTCCTAGAGCTCCCCAGAAGTCCAAACTAGCAGCCTCCTTGGGAGATTGGATCTGTTTTGTTGGTTTAGCACATAGCTCCATTTTAATCAGCCCCATTATTTGACCTGGCCCACAACTAACATTTTTCATCAGGCCTTACTTTGCACACACAAAGCGTCTCCCAGGAAAGATGCTACTAATTGATGTCATCCTGCAGGCACTTTGTCTGAACACTGGTCTGGcccatataaatatttacaagtAGTACTCCTATTAATGTTAAAAGGAAAGCCTTGTGATCACTTAATAAACCTTGTGAAAGAAGTGGTGGGTGGTGATAGGAAAATAGGTTCCTTTGCCAGATTCCCAGCCATTATTCTCACATGATTTGACTGCATTCCTGTCCATACCAAACAGTATTGTTGGCTCCTGGGCTTTAACCTGTTTAACAtataaaattatgtttctttaAAAGTGCTTGCCAGCCTACTCTAATTACATTGTATTAAAACTCTAGGCTAGACGTGGCATGTTGATGGTATGATATTATAAAGCAGTcaagttttaaaaacagagctggatgctggcaggagcttttctgccttttaaaccCCAGTGATTTTGGATAACTTGTatattataaaagaaaagttttgagTTAAAACTGAGGCAAAGCCTGCTAAAGctaagcagaagaaaaaaaaagggcaggtCATCCTGTCTTGTCTTTACTCAAAGACCCAATTCTGAGCCTGTTTTTGTTTCCATTCCAGAAGGAGTGAGTGGAGCACATGATGAAATCCATGCCTTTCTAATTTGCCCGGCAATACTCAAGATGTTGCTGTTGACTACAGCCAATTTGTCAAGGAACTCTGAAAACATTCAGCTAATATACCTGTtgtttatagaaaaataattatatagtTAATATAGATTATTTCAGGCTGGTACTTGCACAGGACACTGCTTGATGCTCTCCTGATGAAACCTCAGGTTTCAAAAAAGCTGACAGTATGGCAGCAATACAGCTGACCCATCTTTCCAAAAATATTCATTACTCCTTtgattttcctccctctgtgtttcattttcatattaTATTTTTTGTGCCAgggggttggtttggggtttgggggggtgaTGGTTTGATTTAATAATTCTCAAATTTCAATGACATTCAAAATAATACAATCAAGCTCATAGAATCTGTGTCTTCAAAAATTAGTTTTAGAAGTAATTTCCCAGAATGTCACTGCAGGGATTGTTCTTGGTGGAATAGATATCTTTTACTTTCCTAAATTTCATTCTAGAAAAAACAGGTCTGCCACTGGAGGACACCAAAAGAGGCAAGATGGAATTTCAATAGGAAGCGAGAAACTTCTCTAATGAAGTAAGAGACAAATGAAGTCGACGTAACTTGATGGTGACAGGTGTTTGTCTGTTGAGTGTTTTATATAGCAAAATGTGGAGTCAGTAGCTCATTAGCACTGGACACTAACTGCACACAAAATAGCTGGTTCTGTGAAAATAGTATGCCACATTTATGAGAACGTAATTATATAGAGCAGAATGAATTAACACATCACAGTTGGGTGGGTAGAGATTTTGCGGAAAGGCTTGTTCAAAATAATTTGGCAGATGGGTCATGCGAGCTGCTTTAGCTCACACACTTACAGACAGGAACTCTCTTCCACATCAGGTGCTTTGATAAGTAACTGCTTGTAATATATTATGTTGAGTAATTTATAACTTCCTACAAATCACATTCTATAGATTCTGCTCCCTGGCTTTCCAGAATGGCTGTGCAATCCCATACATATTAACAATTTTCAGTAAATTaacagtatttcatttttagtttctgaaaaatatttgtttaaaaatgcatatttctgCTGTGCACAGAATCTGCATCACTGCTATCACAGACTGTCACCTTTGATCCTAGCCAGAAGAATGACTGTCCATGCTCTGAAATAGCAGGCATTTTAGCACTGCTTGACAGAAAGCAGAAGTGCCATCCAAGTGTGAAGTGGAGCTCCTTGGTAAGGTATTAGCTAATCCTGACTCAAAGGTACATATGTGCTTAGCGTTATTCAGGTAAACATTAAACTATTTAGTTTTTTAGTATGTCCCGAGGACTTTCATATTTCTATTTGAACTAAATGATTActtcagtaatttttcagtCTCAGAGCAGAGAATGTAAAAGGAAATCCCAGCATATTTaagaaatgaaagtttttaGCTAGTTGTATTCTTCTTCTATTGCCATGACTTCATCTGTGATTCCTGCTTTTTGGGAGGGGATTTTGACCAGTATGTAAAATTGATGAATTAATGACACCTacttagtctttttttttttcccaattcctTGAACCatagaaaaggtaaaaattaaaCCAGGAATTTGCACCATTTCAAATAGAGACATTTTAACAGACTAATCAGTCAGTTTCCCAGGAACTGGAGTACCTAAGTTTAGAATGTTTGGCTTAGGAGTACCTAAGTTTAGAATAGTTTGGCTCTGAAGGGCCAAAACTAATGCTGGGTGACCCAAATCCAAAGCCCAAGAAAGGGAAGCTAAGGCACCCAACACCAGCTGATGCTCATCCCATAGATACTGGCACAGCTAATTAGACCTGCAGATGTGCAATTGTTCATTGCAGAAGTAGCAGatttattaacttttaaaattgctgCCTTGGCTTAAATCTAATGGAAGTTGCTTTCCTCTTTGATGACTTCTGTATCCAAAGAGTTTTTatattttgggggattttaCTCTTAATAGGGAAAAATAGCTGTGATGTTAGGGTGTGTCTTTGATTCAATAGGAATACATTTGTAGTAAGTGCAATGATGCAATTTACTCAGcaataataagaaataaagaatatttgTTCAGGCATCGTGCtgtcctctgtgtgtgtgtgtgtgtgtgaatcaTGACTGAAACTCTAGGTGGTTCGAATTACCTTATATAATGGCTGCATTATGTCTCTCTATTGACCATAAGAGAGAGCTTTTGGGGATCAGATTCTTAGGTAGTTCATTTGTGtagaacaaaaaaccccccaaaagtTTATTCCTCTGCTCACAGTGTCATTGCTGGTGGGTAGGGTGGTCATCCTCTGCACCACCAGATTCCTGCTACCACAGGTCTGCACATGCTCCCCTTCTGCAGAAGGAATTGTACTCCCACCTCTTTGCTGAAGGAACTGCTGCTGTAAGATTGATTTTCATCCCAGGTGGCCCGTGGCAATTAATTAACAGAGTTTTTTATTGTTGAAATATGTCCCCTGTATGGAAATAAAGGAGAATGAAATGTCAGACATACACCCTCCACAAGAGAAAATTCAACAGTCATCATTCAACAGCATCATGATGCATTGGGACTGCTACAGTGCTAGATGTGTACTTATGAGGATGTTCTAGAagcaaaatgacatttttaggGCTATGTCATGAAACAgttattttcctatttattttcttactttttttttttttaaaaatataatcatCTGCAACAAACAGACATAAACACTAATGTGACAAAAAGTCACAAAACTTTGCAAAAAGATAAATGTGTGTTACATATTCTTTCCCACCCCTTCATTTTTTGCATCcatttttattgcagaaaaGTAGAAACAAGTGCAGAATGTATGCTGTGGAGTAAAGCAGCCTGAAGGCATTTCTATAAACCCATCCCCTTACTGTTCATTgcactgagaagaaaaacagaaagatgaGATTCCTCAACGAAAGCAAAACAAGAGACAGAAACATAATCTCATCTTTTCTGAGGAAGCAGGCAAATCTCCTGCACTGTTCACTAGTGCTGGAATTAATCAGCTTTTGAATAATATGTTTGGACTTCTTGGTGAGATGATTCTGAGTTAGAAAGTCCACTCTGCAAGtggatgaaggaaagaaaagaagatatgGGGCACGCTATACACCAATTCAAGGCTCTGTTCTGGAAAAATTGGCTCTGCCGTGTGAGGCAACCGGTGAGTGtttggaaattattaaaaaaggaatatttaaaatttttagtaCCTGGAAATATTAGTATTAATATTTAGTACTGGAAAGAGTGTGTCTAttgattttcccttttcactgCAGATTGTTAAGGACAGGCTGGCTGCAAGTGGTTCTTGTTTTGCCTTTTGTCACATAATTGTTGAAAACTCAAGTAGAGAATGTGTTGTTTTAGTTATAAAATGGCTGAATACAGCAATGCTCCCCAATTTGCAAATGAGACAAATGTCATAAAAGTTTTGAAGTGCCACTTCTTATCTTTTAATTAACATTAGATTCTAGCAGTGCTGGTAAGCAGTGGCAAGGgagaaaatcaattttcttcACATTACAGGTGCTTATAGGTAATGTAAGAAAGCTTGCATGACTGTGATTAAAGTTAAGATAGAGGAAATGTATTGTGTATTAAAAATTGTATAAACttcttaatttcctttcttatcTGCTCTCCAAAGCCTAATTTAACCTTTCAAATTCTGATATGCAAAATAATGTGGCAGCTACTTTAACAGAAgtcaaaattaaaatgatgaaaattaGATATGAGATGTCTTTTACCTTTACTGtgatggaaacatttttttaagatagAAGGAAGTAAATTTTCTCAAG includes:
- the UPP1 gene encoding uridine phosphorylase 1 isoform X2 — translated: MQQGEGFAYRLRYKTYMAPGSSDEKKTDDGQASKENFIHLCNPHLEKMKEDILYHFALGTGTHDFPTLFGDVKFVCVGGSPSRMKAFIAYIAEELGLGSPGCDYPNICAGTDRYAMYKVGPVLSVSHGMGIPSISIMLHELIKLLYHAKCSDITIIRIGTSGGIGLEPGSVVITRQSVDATFKPQLEQVILGKTVIRDTNLDEQLAKELMQCSKEIGQFNTVIGNTMCTLDFYEGQGRLDGAICLYDEEEKLQYLKDAYESGVRNIEMESSVFAAMCNLSCVKAAVVCVTLLNRLEGDQITSPHDVLVEYQQRPQKLVGYFIKKSLGKV
- the UPP1 gene encoding uridine phosphorylase 1 isoform X3, giving the protein MLEKEGLLRYKTYMAPGSSDEKKTDDGQASKENFIHLCNPHLEKMKEDILYHFALGTGTHDFPTLFGDVKFVCVGGSPSRMKAFIAYIAEELGLGSPGCDYPNICAGTDRYAMYKVGPVLSVSHGMGIPSISIMLHELIKLLYHAKCSDITIIRIGTSGGIGLEPGSVVITRQSVDATFKPQLEQVILGKTVIRDTNLDEQLAKELMQCSKEIGQFNTVIGNTMCTLDFYEGQGRLDGAICLYDEEEKLQYLKDAYESGVRNIEMESSVFAAMCNLSCVKAAVVCVTLLNRLEGDQITSPHDVLVEYQQRPQKLVGYFIKKSLGKV
- the UPP1 gene encoding uridine phosphorylase 1 isoform X6, whose product is MAPGSSDEKKTDDGQASKENFIHLCNPHLEKMKEDILYHFALGTGTHDFPTLFGDVKFVCVGGSPSRMKAFIAYIAEELGLGSPGCDYPNICAGTDRYAMYKVGPVLSVSHGMGIPSISIMLHELIKLLYHAKCSDITIIRIGTSGGIGLEPGSVVITRQSVDATFKPQLEQVILGKTVIRDTNLDEQLAKELMQCSKEIGQFNTVIGNTMCTLDFYEGQGRLDGAICLYDEEEKLQYLKDAYESGVRNIEMESSVFAAMCNLSCVKAAVVCVTLLNRLEGDQITSPHDVLVEYQQRPQKLVGYFIKKSLGKV
- the UPP1 gene encoding uridine phosphorylase 1 isoform X1; translation: MPGALPGGWWDARRVCHPGRWSERAGSGYKTYMAPGSSDEKKTDDGQASKENFIHLCNPHLEKMKEDILYHFALGTGTHDFPTLFGDVKFVCVGGSPSRMKAFIAYIAEELGLGSPGCDYPNICAGTDRYAMYKVGPVLSVSHGMGIPSISIMLHELIKLLYHAKCSDITIIRIGTSGGIGLEPGSVVITRQSVDATFKPQLEQVILGKTVIRDTNLDEQLAKELMQCSKEIGQFNTVIGNTMCTLDFYEGQGRLDGAICLYDEEEKLQYLKDAYESGVRNIEMESSVFAAMCNLSCVKAAVVCVTLLNRLEGDQITSPHDVLVEYQQRPQKLVGYFIKKSLGKV
- the UPP1 gene encoding uridine phosphorylase 1 isoform X5: MLRYKTYMAPGSSDEKKTDDGQASKENFIHLCNPHLEKMKEDILYHFALGTGTHDFPTLFGDVKFVCVGGSPSRMKAFIAYIAEELGLGSPGCDYPNICAGTDRYAMYKVGPVLSVSHGMGIPSISIMLHELIKLLYHAKCSDITIIRIGTSGGIGLEPGSVVITRQSVDATFKPQLEQVILGKTVIRDTNLDEQLAKELMQCSKEIGQFNTVIGNTMCTLDFYEGQGRLDGAICLYDEEEKLQYLKDAYESGVRNIEMESSVFAAMCNLSCVKAAVVCVTLLNRLEGDQITSPHDVLVEYQQRPQKLVGYFIKKSLGKV
- the UPP1 gene encoding uridine phosphorylase 1 isoform X4, translated to MEERGYKTYMAPGSSDEKKTDDGQASKENFIHLCNPHLEKMKEDILYHFALGTGTHDFPTLFGDVKFVCVGGSPSRMKAFIAYIAEELGLGSPGCDYPNICAGTDRYAMYKVGPVLSVSHGMGIPSISIMLHELIKLLYHAKCSDITIIRIGTSGGIGLEPGSVVITRQSVDATFKPQLEQVILGKTVIRDTNLDEQLAKELMQCSKEIGQFNTVIGNTMCTLDFYEGQGRLDGAICLYDEEEKLQYLKDAYESGVRNIEMESSVFAAMCNLSCVKAAVVCVTLLNRLEGDQITSPHDVLVEYQQRPQKLVGYFIKKSLGKV